The following is a genomic window from Actinomadura sp. WMMB 499.
GAGGCTGTCGTAGTAGTGCGGCCACGACCCCTCGGCCCGGTCGGCCTCCAGAACGACCGGCGCCAGGCCCAGGTCGCGGGCGACGCGGGCCGTCGCCAGCCCTGCCTGCCCGCCACCGATGACGATCAGCGATGCGGTGTGCGTGCTCATACCCGCAACATATCGCTACTTTCTTATATGTCAATATGACGATGTGTCGCGTAGGATGGGAGGCGGCGTCCGGACCGGAGGACGGGGAGGAACCGGGTGACGACACAGCATGTGGCCGCAGGCACGGCAGAGCCGGATACACCGGTCGCGAACGGCGACCGGGGCGAGTCCCCGGCCGGGTGCGGTGTCGCCGCGTCGCTCGGCCCCGGGGCGCGCGAGTTCCTGAAGGCGCTGGCCAGCGAGCAGCGGCAGCAGATGCTGGAACTGTTCACCGGCGGCGTCGAGATCACCGTGGGCGCGGTCGCCGAACGGCTCGGCGTCGCGCAGCCGACGGCGTCCCAGCAGCTCGCGATCCTGCGCCGGGGCGGCCTGCTCACCTCCCGCCGGGTCGGCAAGCAGGTCCACTACCGCATCGACTCCGCCGCCGTCGACGCGTCCCTCGCCGAGCTGCGGACGTACCTGCACGCCTGCTGCCCGCCGCCGTAGAACGAGGGATCCGGCTGACGGCGGGTGCGCGCCGAACATGCGCGCGGACCATGAGCAGCCGCCACCGCAAGGCCCTCAAGGTTCCCCAGGGCATGGCGGCGGCACGCGCCGGGACGGCTGCCGCGAGAGGCTCGGGCACAGTCGAGGGTGCGCCGGCGTTCCTGGCGTTGGCGGCCGACGTCCCGCCCCGGCGACACGGCGGTCAGGGGCCGGTCAGTTCGCCGATCAGCGCCTCGATCCGGGTGCGGATCTCGTCGCGGATGGGCCGGACGGCGTCCACACCCCGGCCGGCGGGGTCGTCGAGTTTCCAGTCGAGGTAGCGCTTGCCGGGGAAGACGGGGCAGGTGTCGC
Proteins encoded in this region:
- a CDS encoding helix-turn-helix transcriptional regulator gives rise to the protein MTTQHVAAGTAEPDTPVANGDRGESPAGCGVAASLGPGAREFLKALASEQRQQMLELFTGGVEITVGAVAERLGVAQPTASQQLAILRRGGLLTSRRVGKQVHYRIDSAAVDASLAELRTYLHACCPPP